The following are encoded in a window of Acidobacteriota bacterium genomic DNA:
- a CDS encoding polyphenol oxidase family protein, which yields MTIRIIRDPALGRVVVPDPEPADAFVFWTTADFDGALTPAGREKILSFARERAGSTRALATCAQVHGATALRATHSRCGETEEACDALWTDDPSISLGTKVADCLPVTLIDSGNRIAAGIHAGWRGATQRIVSRTLGALPRQASPSTRIFLGPSIRSCCFEVGREVVDAFRDSHGSIDAHIRERGERNPLLDLAGIVTDELIEHGFAASQIHDTGLCTRCDGSIFHSYRRSGPRVGRNLAIAGMKDV from the coding sequence TGACCATCAGAATCATCAGAGATCCCGCTCTCGGCCGGGTCGTCGTACCCGACCCCGAGCCCGCCGATGCCTTCGTCTTCTGGACGACGGCTGACTTCGACGGCGCGCTCACTCCGGCGGGCCGCGAGAAAATCCTCTCGTTCGCACGGGAACGCGCAGGCTCGACCCGCGCCCTCGCCACCTGCGCCCAGGTTCACGGCGCGACCGCGCTTCGCGCGACACACTCCCGATGCGGTGAAACCGAGGAGGCCTGTGACGCGCTATGGACCGACGATCCCTCGATTTCCCTCGGCACCAAGGTTGCAGATTGCCTCCCGGTGACTCTGATCGATTCCGGAAACAGAATCGCCGCTGGAATCCACGCGGGCTGGCGCGGCGCGACCCAACGAATCGTCTCCCGAACCCTGGGTGCCCTTCCGCGTCAAGCCTCCCCCTCTACGCGAATTTTCCTCGGCCCTTCGATCCGGAGCTGCTGCTTCGAGGTCGGCCGGGAAGTCGTCGACGCATTCCGTGACAGTCACGGCTCGATCGACGCACACATCCGCGAGCGCGGCGAACGGAATCCGCTGCTCGACCTCGCCGGAATCGTCACGGATGAGCTGATCGAGCACGGCTTCGCCGCGTCACAGATCCACGACACGGGCCTCTGCACTCGTTGCGACGGCTCGATCTTTCACTCCTATCGTCGCAGCGGACCACGCGTCGGGCGGAATCTGGCCATCGCCGGGATGAAAGATGTCTGA